AACAGCgcaataataattaatcataaatCTTATTTGTTCTTATCATTCTACTTGGGTTTTATTGCATCATACTATGCAAAATTGTGGTGGGAAATGTGAACGCTACGAACAAATACGAACTACGAATACTACGAACAAATTGAAAGACgctaaaaattaacaaatttttaCAGGTCTTTTCGAAGATCTCTACATATAAGAAATATCTTTAGGGACGTTGCTATCGCTATGTATATCGCTATGTTTAACGtacttaaaatttattttacaaatatgCCAGCCTCTAGctctttttgttctttttgcttcATGTAAGCTAAAAATATGGTCCACAGTAGACTGCACATGCTGACGAAGGGCACGCGATTTTTTTCCGGCACTACCGAAAAGTTGAATGTTTGTATGAATGGCCAGATACATAATGCAACCTACGAGAAAGGATAAGATATATCATTTTAAATAGTGTTTAATAGCACCTTATGCAGCTAACTAACCTTGTACGTTGGAAACAGCTTCACGCGTACTTCGTTCAGTGATTCTTCGACCGTTTTTGCCTCCAGTAGGCTCATGCTGAAGTAGAACGCCGTCATCGCCATCGGTGTGTAGCTTATTTGCTCAGTTAAAGCCTATAAGATAAGTGTGAATAGTCAGATAATAGAAATGGAATTGAATTCATGCAACGCAAGATCGCACGATGATGGTCAGTGTACGCGAGCACCACTGCGGGGAAAGCTACTGACCTTGGCAATGGCCGATTTTAGATTTTGCCTTGGCCACATGATGGAAGCCACCCGTATCCAACAGTACAGCGATGGTGCAACAATGAATCCACCGTAAAAGAAGAATCGCCAACACTTTTTCCAATCGATCTCACCTGCGGCATTTCAGGGACAAGTTCAAGAATTAGGGATCTATCGTTTTCACTATTCAATACGATCACTTACTTAACTTTTTACCAGACAGCTTTTGCTGAATAAAGCATCCCGTTGGCCATAGTAAACTGTACGTGATCATGCCCCGAGCGACAGGATAACGTTTAATCCACTGCGCAAATGCCGACATTTgagttcggtttgttttgttgaagaaaTACGCGCGAAAGGGAGGGTAATATTTTCTCAAAATTATGGCGGCAGCTTATAACAAACCCGAATTCACTCTATTAAGCGTAGAGATGGGGGTATCAACTATAATTTCACCAACAAGCACTACGCACGGTTCATCGCATTCGCTCGTTTCCGCGCCAGAAAGTCGACACGACCGTTGTGTGCACTACGGTGACTGTCCAAACCGTACACCGTGAACTTAAACATTGCAAACGATCTTTTTGGCAATGGGACGATCATGCGAGATACTACCATTTCTCAATGGTGAAACCGTGCACACGACGACAACGCCAATTACCATCCCAACCGGAAAGACTCACTCGTTTTCTTTGCCAACGTTGTGCAAATTTGAAGGATACAATAGTATTCGGATATGATTGCTACGATAGCTACCAGCGTAGCAAAGGTagttgtgatttgttttgaatgattttgatGACGTAGATGAATGCCCCGtggagataaaaataaacgtgATACCAGCGACGAACTCGTGTGACCGTACGCGTGGGGTTCTTTTCTATTTGCTCATGAATCGCATGCCGTCCACCAGCACTCGTCTCAgctgtttttcattttgtagTAAAACTGTTGCACAGAGGCGAACAAATTTAGTATCTGTGCGTGTGTTATTGACGTGACGTGTGAGATGATGTCATTCGAGTGGTGGGTTCGACAGAGTATCTGGCGGTAGACTAGACCATTGCCGATGGTTGGTTGATGATCACGTGTGCGCTCACAATGTAGCTGCGTGTGTGCTCACAAACACGTGCAATAAGATCAAAACCAATCCAAGCAGCAGGTAGCCGCTGTAAAATAAATAGTCAACAATACTTACAATATCAAAGATAGAGTTTTGTACATGCAGTCGGAACAGTACGGATTTCACGGAGCCCTGGGGCAAGTGGACGGATTCTCCTGTTTGTTATTCAACATAGCCCTGGTAGGTGTCATGCAAAGCGCGGCCCATGACATCCCAGGTATGATTTCGATCTATCCATAAAGATTGTGTAGTAGTAGCACTTCATTGGGTAATTCGTATCGTGTCCTGAGATTTCGTTCTTGTATTGAACCGGTTCAAACCAGTGGTGTTAAGATGGCAGGCAAAGCAGACATGACCTTTAAGTCTGTGAAGGTTGGGTAAGATGAGATGCGTTACTCGCATCTTCCTGAGCAGACATAATTGTGATTGTGAAGAGACTGATATGTCTCAGCTTACGATAAGTTGTATAGTTCGACGTGGTGACTAAACTTCGCGTTGAAGTTAAGCCTCATCCGGTTCGAGGGTATCTTTTGCTACAGGTGTTGGAGTATTGTATATATACGTGCTATATGATAACCACTACTAGGTTTAGTTTAGGTTCCCTCGTTTCAGTAGAATAGAATAAGAATATCTGTGGCGGAGTGTGCTATGAGGATTGGAATGAGGGTGAATGCGACAAATGTTGAGATACAATTCCCTTGACCCTTTCACTTAGGAAACCCTGTAGTTTCATATTGTCATTGTCAGTTTGGCATCCTTGTTTTTGGCGGCATAAGAAGCCATCTTATTAATAATGTAAGTCGTTATTGGCCGAAGGATGCCAATAAACATCAAGAGATACTCCTCGGAAGTCGTGTCAACTTTATTTCCTTAATTTCATTAACAgagacaaagtacctgcttaCCGGAGGCTCTAGTATGGTCGTCATGTGGTTCGCGCAGAGTATTGATTAACCGCGACGATGTCGAGATAGTACAGGAGTTTTATTATCTTAGTACGATCGTAACCTCGGTTAACAACTTAAAGAACGAAATTCGGAGACACATTGTTATGAAGAATCATGCTTATTATACGCGTTGCAAACTCCTACGGCCTGAAGTCTATACCAAGTCACAAAATACACCATATACCGTACCCTGATACGCTCGATAGTCTTCTATGGCAACCAATCCTGAACAATGCTGGCTAAGAATTCCAATGTTTTCGCCATTTTCGGACTATTTCGGTAGGTATTTGTGAGCAGGACGTGTGGAAAGTGATAGTGAATCACGAGATGGCTAAGCTGTTAAGCGGAGATAACGAAGTTTAACAGGTACAATGGTTGAGGATGCCTGACTCATACCTCTCTCAAGAGGGTGCTCGTCAGCGAACAGTTCGGCACAAGGTGTTAAGGAGCATTGCGAACTCGTTGACTGGATTCAGTGAAGTCAAACTCGACGGTGAAGCCAGactagacaaaacaaaatctcgTGGAAATTGGTGGAGAACCGCAGCTTTGGGCGAATTTCCTGGAGACCGGATTAGTGACTGAGAGTgggccaagaagaagaacattcaatatcaacacacacacacatagtaCAATCACTGATGTAAGCAGTTTTATCATTTAAGtgggtttttattattttcaacaaGTTTAAAGCAGTAATAGGATGTCATAATTGGTATTCTAAAACTTTTTCGTTCAACTTAGAAAACTCGGATTTAAGAAGAAACTTCCTATATCTGGAATTTATATATGCATAGGTATATATGCGATTGTATACATatacacttttttgtttttttttttgataaatatcCTAGCTTGACTCTGGTTTACAATCGTCAGGATTCATTCGTTTCTTTATCGATACTATGGATACCGAACTTAGTCACTAGCGATCCATTTCCCTCATTCGTTCCGATCTACAGTTCGCACTACAATAGTTTAATggctgtgttttttgtttcatttttttcttgttttacttGATCGAAGTCATGCATAAAAAGGAATATCTGTTGAAATTCAAGGGCTTAGAGAAGGCTATGgagtgtacgtgtgtgtcactgtgtgtgtgcgtgtgtgtttgagcgAATCAAGTAGTAGTTACATAACGATCCAGAGGAATGGATTACGTAACGCTCCGTAACGCTCAATTGCACGTGGTTGGTTGCcaatattcaaacatttgtATCGTTGGTCGGATGAAAATGTAGCATGGTTtgaaatttctatttttccacGGCATTCTTATtttgtacacaaacacacacgcgcgcatacacacatacatacacataaGCACTTATTTGTCGTGCTAAGCCGCTTAGATGcaaaggagaaggaaaagcaaaaaggaaacatatcAAAACTAGTGTGTGGAGAAGATAGGAGCAACTCCCCGGAAAAAGATGTTACAAATAGTCTGCTTTTATTCGTTGAAGTTTTGTTAGAAATCTACTAACGAGTTaggtgtcttttttttgtttgtttcttggtTTGTATTGCTTCTCCCCGCATTTccttggttgtgttttgttgtttcttggTGTGCAATAATTAGTAAATGTTATATTACGATGTACAAGCAAGTTTTGtagtgttctttttgtttctttatcaCAATTTTTAAGTGTTGTTTATTAGTACGCACTGTTGCGAAGATTTAAACCCTCTTATACATGAG
This Anopheles marshallii chromosome 3, idAnoMarsDA_429_01, whole genome shotgun sequence DNA region includes the following protein-coding sequences:
- the LOC128711910 gene encoding mpv17-like protein gives rise to the protein MSAFAQWIKRYPVARGMITYSLLWPTGCFIQQKLSGKKLSEIDWKKCWRFFFYGGFIVAPSLYCWIRVASIMWPRQNLKSAIAKALTEQISYTPMAMTAFYFSMSLLEAKTVEESLNEVRVKLFPTYKVALCIWPFIQTFNFSVVPEKNRVPFVSMCSLLWTIFLAYMKQKEQKELEAGIFVK